CCTTAGCGGCAACAGCCGTTGAACTGCATTTATTTAGCCGATCATCGACCTTACTGCCGCAGCAAAATGCTTGGGTGCAGCAGCATTTCCAAACGCTTTTGCAGGCGCGCGCTGTGCAATTGCATTTTGGGCAGGCGGTGACCCACTGGGACGGGACGTATTTGCAAACGGACGATGGGACAAAATTGCGTTGTGATACGACGATTTGGGTAACTCAAGCGACGGCGCCGAATTGGTTGAGAGCGGCGGGTCTGGCGGTGGATGAGCGAGGGTTTATGCAAGTCGATGATGCGCTGCGATCGACTTCCCATCCTCAGGTTTTTGCCGCCGGGGATATTGCGACCATGGTGAATTATCCGCGACCGAAGGCCGGTGTGTTTGCGGTGCGTCAAGGCCAGCCCTTATTCGAAAATTTACGGCGTGTTTTATGCCAGCAGCGGCTGCGGCCCTTTGTGCCGCAGCAACGCTACTTAAGCCTGATTGGGAGCGGTGATGGCCAAGCGGTGGCAGTGCGCGGTCAACTAGCGGTGAAGCTACCGTTTTTGTGGGCATGGAAAGATCGCATCGATCGGCAATTTATGGCCCGTTTCGATCGGGCTTTATTGGGCCGTATAGCGCTGCATCCGGCGTCAAGTTCGAGTCTGCGCCAACGTTGGAAAAGCTGGGAAAAGCTGGTACTTGAGCGCTCCGGCTTGGTTTTAGTGGGTGAAGCAGGACTGCCACCGCCACTGTCGGGTGGAAATATGCGCTGTTCTGGATGTGGTGCGAAGGTGGGAGCCTCGGTCTTAGCGCAGGTTTTAGCGCGGATTCAAGCGGGGCAGACGGCGGATTCCGTCGTGCTGGGTTTGGATCAACCCGACGATGCTGCGGTTTTACAAGTTCCATCGGATCGGCTGCTCGTGCAAACCGTCGATTATTTCCCCGCGTTAGTAGATGATCCTTTTGTATTCGGGCAAATTGCGGCCAATCATAGCTTGAGCGATCTCTTTGCGATGGGTGCATCGGCGGAAACTGTGTTGGCGATCGTGACCTTGCCCTATGCGACTGAATCGAAACAAGCCGAAACTTTATTTCAGTTACTATCGGGTGCGTTGAAAACACTCGAAATAACCCAGACACAGCTGGTCGGGGGACATACGCTGGAAGGGGAAAAGTTGATGTTTGGCCTCACCTGTAACGGCTTAGTGGCCGCTGATCAGATCTTAAAAAAGTCGGGGATGCAACCCGACGATTGCTTAGTTTTGACCAAACCCTTGGGCACCGGTACGTTGTTTGCGGCGCAGATGCGGTATCAAGCCAAGCCGGCTTGGATCGATATGGCGATCGAGACAATGCTGCAATCGAATTATCCTGCGGCGCAAATTTTTCTCCAGCATCATGCGACGGCCTGTACAGATGTCACGGGATTTGGCCTGTTGGGGCATTTAGTGGAAATGGTGCGCGCGTCGTCGGTACATGTGACCTTGGAGCTGGCGGCGATTGCTTGCCTCCCGGGTGCAGTCCAAATGACACAGCAAGGAATTGTGAGTTCGCTCTATGCCCAGAACCAACGGGCCCAGAATTGGATTGCCAACCTATCCGAAGTTGCGTCGCAGCCAAAATTTCCGCTGTTGTTTGACCCACAAACTGCTGGTGGATTGTTGGCGACTGTCCCAGCGGATCGCCTGACTGATTGCCTTAACCGGTTGCAACGAGCGGGCTATCGCAGCCACCTGATCGGTCGGGTTAAACCAACATTGGAGAATGGGGCATTACCGATTACGATCGAAGCCTAATATTTGCTGTCATCCCCTATGCCTACGATTCTCGATGCGACGGAATTTCTCCAACGAACTGCGGTTATTCTCGATACGCGCAGTCCGGGTGAATTCGCCGCGGGGCATATTCCAGGGGCGGTGAGTTTTCCGTTGTTTACCGATGATGAACGGGCCCAAGTCGGCACTTGTTATAAACGCCAGGGTCAAGCAATGGCGATCGAATTGGGGCTAGAACTAATTGGTCCCAAAATGGTGGGGTTTGTGCGTCAAGCAAAGCAACTTGCACCGGATAAACAAGTGCGAGTGCATTGTTGGCGGGGGGGCATGCGCAGTAGCAGTATGGCCTGGTTATTGGAAACCGCTGGATTGCATGTAGAACTGCTTAAAGGTGGTTATAAGGCATTCCGCCAGTGGGGGCGCACGACCTTAGCTGTACCCAAGCCGATTATTACTCTGGGTGGGATGACTGGCACCGGCAAAACGATCTTGCTCCACGAACTGCACCGCCAAGGCGAGCAAGTCCTGGATCTTGAAGGCATTGCGAATCATCGTGGCAGTAGTTATGGGGCTTTAGGTTTACCACCCCAACCGACCCAAGAGCAGTTTGGCAATGATTTGGCGATCGCTTGGCATCAACTCAAGCCTGATCAGCCAATTTGGATCGAAGCCGAAAGTCGGCGCATTGGCTTTTGTCGGGTGCCGGATGAGCTATTTTTGCCCATGCAGGCGGCACCAGTACTCCAAGTTGAACGATCGCTTGCCGAGCGGTTAGCGATTTTGGATCAGGTCTATGGCGATAGTGACCCGGAAGAACTCGTGGCGGCAACGGAGCGGATCACGAAACGGTTGGGGGGACAACATTCCAAAGCCGCAATTGCGAGTATCCGTCAGGGCAATTTGAAACCGGCGATTGAAATTGCCTTAACTTACTACGATAAAACCTACCGATATGATCTGGAAAAACGCGGTGTATTGATTACGCCAGTGGTGGTTGAGGGACTTTCGGATCCAGATGCTGCTGAGCAGTTAATTGCCGCCGCTCAACGGTTGTCCTTACCGGAACCCGCAGCATTGCCAATGTAGTTAATGGGTAAGTTGAGTCACGTCCGGCGCGGTGCCGACGGGGAATTGATCGCTGACCAACTTAATCAACAATTTAGCGGTAATTTGCGATGAAACTCAATATGGCTGCGGCGCATTTGATGATTGAGCTTTCTGGTTGGGAAAGGCTGTGGGCGGTGCATGTTGGGCCGCGGATTGTCATTCCCTTTGACGAAATTGAACAAGTCAGGACGACGGCGCCTGAGACGACTTGGCGAGAGCTGCGGGCCCCTGGAACTTTTTTCCCAGGTGTGATCAAAGCGGGCACTTATTATACGGATCGTGGTCGGACTTTTTGGTATACCAAATCGGCGGAGAATGTCCTCTGCCTGGATCTCAGTGCGGACCAGTATTACAAGCAAATTGTCCTGACGGTCGATCAGAATCGCACATGGGCTGATAGGATTAACCAAAATCGGCGCTAACCAATTCAGCTCAGTCGTTCAGTTCGGTTGCTTTAGTACTTCCCAGGTATTTATCGGTGGTGGAATTTCGTACTGATCAGGTTTTTACCTCCAGAAGACGAATGAAAAAGGTGTCAAACCTTTTGCTCAAAACCAGCTGCCAACTTTTCAATGTTCCGAGTGAACGGCAGGTATTTGTCGATGCCTTAGTTTCCCCACAGCCGTTCCATCCAGCGATTCTTTGGACCCGATCACGACCGGCCGAAATGCCTTTTAATCTGGTTGCACCGCTACCTTGGCAGCCAGAATTTGTTGATCGTTTAGCCCTGGATCAACAACCGAGCCAACATCCGCTGCATCAGGCTGGGGAATTTTATTGTCTCGATTTTTCATCGGTGTTTGTGGCGATGCCCATGTGTCAGCTGGCATCGCCACCCGCCGTTTTGATTGATGTTTGCGCTGCGCCGGGAGGCCAAACCATTTTTGCTTGGCGATCGTTGCAACCCCTGCAACTCCTGAGCAATGAACCCATGAGTAAGCGGATTGGCGCGCTGATTACGAATCTTCAGCGGGCGCAAATTAAGCCAGTGTTTGCGCTGCGATCGGACTCAAATATTTTGGCCGAAGTGATTCCGCAAACCGCGCAAGTCGTTGTGGTCAATGCGCCTTGTAGTCGTCAGACCTTACTGGCGAAGGGGGGGGAGTCACCCGGTTGCTTCCATCCCGTGAATATTGCCAAAAATGCGACGCGCCAAAAACGTATCCTCGCAAATGCGGCGCAGCTAGTGGCGCCCCAAGGCCATCTAGTCTATTCGACTAAGACTTATACGCCGGATGAGAATGAACGGGTGGTGGAGTGGTTTTTAGCCCATTATCCACAGTTCCAGCCGATCGTCGTAGAACGGCTCACTTCCTACCAGTCAAGTCTGACTAATATTCCAAGTTATCGACTGTTCCCACAATCCGGTTTAGGGGCGGGGGCCTTCACTGTACTGCTCCAAAATACGCAGGATGGTGTGGCCCGTAAAATTCCGGCGACCTTCTTTGAGCACCCTTCTGTTACATTGCTGTAACTAAAAAAGCGAATTATTAGTTAAAAATCCTGTCAAGGAATATTGCGAATCACCTAGGTACAATTGGGGATCAAGCGTAATTGAATACATTCGTTCCCCCTGTATAAATACTCAGTGTTGGACGCTGAAACCCTTAGCCTGTGTAAACTTTGTTGTAATCACCTTGCTTGATCCCATAAAGATTTCATATACTGTAGACCTACTGTACTAATAGTTTTTTCGCCGCTCCCCAGTCGGGATTATCTCAAGTCAAATCTGCAGCAGCGGCGTAAGTAGAGCTTGTCACTAGTTCGGAAAACACACACTCTTTTTGGAGGTCTGATTATGGCGTTGGCACGTAGTCAATATGCTGGTAGCTTGTCATTTCTATCGGCGGTGAAGAGCATTCTAATCTGGTCTTTCGTGCTGGCTGTTTGCATGATCGTGGTTGGCTTCCCGATCTTGGTTTTGGTTGTCTCCTTAGCCGCATTGATGGCCTTTACACTCCAGGCAATTATGCCGCTGACAGCAATCTTATATACGGTTGCGGCGTTTATTGGGGTGCATCTGCTGGGTATCTTTGCGGTTTCGACCTTCCTGACGCTACGCGGTGTGCGTCCTCAGGATGTGGATTGGATGACTTGGTTGCGCGATCAAGAGAATCCTGTTGATACCGCCGTGTACGCCGCCTGCCCGTTAACTTGTGACATTAAGAGCTCCGTTGCGTAATTCAGTGAGTGGCCGCTGTGCGAACTGAACGTTTCGGTCATCGGCTACCGCATTAATGGCAACAATAATTCCGCCCAGCGAACCTTCGCTGGGTTTTTTATTGTCGATCGGTATTCCCGTTAGGAAGAGTGAAGAAAGCAGTTAGGATAGTGCGAGGCAATCTTGCCAGAGAATTATCAGGCAAAGTCACCGTGGGTGGGTTGTTGGCGATTTCTTTGCGCGTGTTTGTTTATCCATGTTGTCTTTTTAGTTTTTTATTTTTATGTCTCCAACTCCTATGACCGTTGCGATTATTGCGGGAACCCGGCCCGAGGCAATTAAGATGGCGCCGGTAATCCAGGCGTTTCAGCGAGCACCGCAGTTTCAGCCGATCGTCATTTTGACCGGGCAGCATCGGGAAATGGTGGATCAAGTCATGGATTTCTTTAAGTTGAAAGCTGATTATGACCTCAAAATCATGCAGCCAAAGCAAACTCTGACGGACATTACCAATCTTGCTTTGCGTGGCTTAGAAGAATTATTCATCCAGCTAAAACCCCAGATGGTTTTGGTTCAAGGGGATACAACGACCGCGTTTGCCGCGGGTTTAGCGGCATTTTATCAGCAAATTCCTGTGGGTCATGTGGAAGCGGGCTTACGCACCTCCGACATTTACAATCCCTTCCCGGAAGAAGCCAATCGTCGATTGATTTCGCAGATTGCCCATTTACACTTTGCGCCAACGGCGTTGTCGGCTGAGAATGTGCAGAAATCCGGGGTCGTGGGCGAAATTCATCAAACGGGTAATACCGTGATTGACGCACTGTTAGCGGTGGCTGATAGCAATCCTCCCTGTGATGTTCCGGGATTGAATTGGGATCAGCACCGGGTGATTCTTTCGACCGTGCATCG
The Romeriopsis navalis LEGE 11480 genome window above contains:
- the selD gene encoding selenide, water dikinase SelD, whose protein sequence is LAATAVELHLFSRSSTLLPQQNAWVQQHFQTLLQARAVQLHFGQAVTHWDGTYLQTDDGTKLRCDTTIWVTQATAPNWLRAAGLAVDERGFMQVDDALRSTSHPQVFAAGDIATMVNYPRPKAGVFAVRQGQPLFENLRRVLCQQRLRPFVPQQRYLSLIGSGDGQAVAVRGQLAVKLPFLWAWKDRIDRQFMARFDRALLGRIALHPASSSSLRQRWKSWEKLVLERSGLVLVGEAGLPPPLSGGNMRCSGCGAKVGASVLAQVLARIQAGQTADSVVLGLDQPDDAAVLQVPSDRLLVQTVDYFPALVDDPFVFGQIAANHSLSDLFAMGASAETVLAIVTLPYATESKQAETLFQLLSGALKTLEITQTQLVGGHTLEGEKLMFGLTCNGLVAADQILKKSGMQPDDCLVLTKPLGTGTLFAAQMRYQAKPAWIDMAIETMLQSNYPAAQIFLQHHATACTDVTGFGLLGHLVEMVRASSVHVTLELAAIACLPGAVQMTQQGIVSSLYAQNQRAQNWIANLSEVASQPKFPLLFDPQTAGGLLATVPADRLTDCLNRLQRAGYRSHLIGRVKPTLENGALPITIEA
- the mnmH gene encoding tRNA 2-selenouridine(34) synthase MnmH — encoded protein: MPTILDATEFLQRTAVILDTRSPGEFAAGHIPGAVSFPLFTDDERAQVGTCYKRQGQAMAIELGLELIGPKMVGFVRQAKQLAPDKQVRVHCWRGGMRSSSMAWLLETAGLHVELLKGGYKAFRQWGRTTLAVPKPIITLGGMTGTGKTILLHELHRQGEQVLDLEGIANHRGSSYGALGLPPQPTQEQFGNDLAIAWHQLKPDQPIWIEAESRRIGFCRVPDELFLPMQAAPVLQVERSLAERLAILDQVYGDSDPEELVAATERITKRLGGQHSKAAIASIRQGNLKPAIEIALTYYDKTYRYDLEKRGVLITPVVVEGLSDPDAAEQLIAAAQRLSLPEPAALPM
- a CDS encoding PH domain-containing protein encodes the protein MKLNMAAAHLMIELSGWERLWAVHVGPRIVIPFDEIEQVRTTAPETTWRELRAPGTFFPGVIKAGTYYTDRGRTFWYTKSAENVLCLDLSADQYYKQIVLTVDQNRTWADRINQNRR
- a CDS encoding RsmB/NOP family class I SAM-dependent RNA methyltransferase, which gives rise to MKKVSNLLLKTSCQLFNVPSERQVFVDALVSPQPFHPAILWTRSRPAEMPFNLVAPLPWQPEFVDRLALDQQPSQHPLHQAGEFYCLDFSSVFVAMPMCQLASPPAVLIDVCAAPGGQTIFAWRSLQPLQLLSNEPMSKRIGALITNLQRAQIKPVFALRSDSNILAEVIPQTAQVVVVNAPCSRQTLLAKGGESPGCFHPVNIAKNATRQKRILANAAQLVAPQGHLVYSTKTYTPDENERVVEWFLAHYPQFQPIVVERLTSYQSSLTNIPSYRLFPQSGLGAGAFTVLLQNTQDGVARKIPATFFEHPSVTLL
- the wecB gene encoding non-hydrolyzing UDP-N-acetylglucosamine 2-epimerase; this encodes MTVAIIAGTRPEAIKMAPVIQAFQRAPQFQPIVILTGQHREMVDQVMDFFKLKADYDLKIMQPKQTLTDITNLALRGLEELFIQLKPQMVLVQGDTTTAFAAGLAAFYQQIPVGHVEAGLRTSDIYNPFPEEANRRLISQIAHLHFAPTALSAENVQKSGVVGEIHQTGNTVIDALLAVADSNPPCDVPGLNWDQHRVILSTVHRRENWGEPLNDIAHGFRRILDHHQDTALLLPMHRNPTVREPLKAILGEHPRVFLVEPLDYTSLIGAMKRCHLLMTDSGGIQEEAPSLGKPVLVLRETTERPEAMMAGTAKLIGTETQRMFEEADRLLTDPAAYGEMANAASPFGDGTASDQIVALVEKYLSKSL